A region from the Halichondria panicea chromosome 11, odHalPani1.1, whole genome shotgun sequence genome encodes:
- the LOC135344005 gene encoding uncharacterized protein LOC135344005, which translates to MDNIKLKQLVYFYSLYPPVALGVISLVVCYVILALYLVCCRHVHKSSKYVPGIITCLIKITFRGSFTKHNKEERSELRLFGYQVPAGLINSLGLISMIVWVGVAAAFWIVLIGKNHSILYPENCNNESSTTILDCEPIQYNHLSLDYVRALGAAGGLLVLTTVILQGQTIVLMWMMKKSQTKNRQIRRCWKLALVMVVFVPLGIEVLLFSGASTGMIFFELYNSIQHWIQFGSFVIAVFQSTYFSSITIYFTWKRRTALPRVSDIEQGMELLSVMKQNGGTMAVSNGDGGFGNSDDLANPLMG; encoded by the coding sequence ATGGATAATATCAAGCTGAAACAACTCGTCTATTTCTACTCTCTCTACCCTCCAGTTGCTTTGGGTGTGATTTCTCTAGTTGTCTGCTATGTCATACTTGCCCTGTACCTAGTCTGCTGTCGTCATGTCCACAAGAGCTCTAAATACGTACCAGGAATCATCACCTGTCTAATTAAGATAACCTTCCGAGGAAGTTTCACAAAGCACAATAAAGAAGAAAGGAGTGAACTTAGATTGTTTGGCTACCAAGTACCAGCTGGGCTAATAAACTCGTTGGGACTaatttcaatgattgtatGGGTGGGAGTAGCAGCAGCATTCTGGATCGTGTTGATTGGAAAAAATCACAGCATTTTGTATCCTGAAAACTGCAATAACGAATCTTCTACAACTATATTGGATTGCGAGCCCATCCAATACAATCATTTATCTCTGGACTACGTGAGAGCTCTCGGAGCCGCTGGGGGTCTGCTAGTGCTAACCACCGTCATACTGCAAGGTCAAACTATCGTACTAATGTGGATGATGAAAAAAAGTCAAACTAAGAATCGCCAAATTCGACGTTGCTGGAAACTTGCTCTAGTAATGGTAGTGTTTGTGCCTCTAGGGATCGAGGTGTTACTGTTTTCAGGCGCTTCTACTGGCATGATTTTCTTTGAACTGTACAATAGTATACAGCATTGGATACAGTTTGGATCTTTCGTGATCGCTGTATTTCAGTCAACCTATTTCTCAAGTATCACCATCTATTTCACATGGAAAAGGAGAACAGCTCTTCCCAGGGTCAGCGATATCGAGCAGGGGATGGAGTTGCTATCGGTAATGAAACAAAACGGAGGTACAATGGCTGTTAGCAATGGTGATGGTGGGTTTGGGAATAGTGATGATTTGGCTAATCCCTTAATGGGCTGA